The following proteins are encoded in a genomic region of Mycoplasma sp. NEAQ87857:
- a CDS encoding ABC transporter ATP-binding protein — protein MFFKKNKKEDIVFEPVELDNGFELIDIDKMIQEVGENYKNNQGAHIKLVNISKKYEGNEKYTLKDINLEIKPGTFCIFLGPSGCGKTTLLRMIAGLNSITKGDLLFNDKRYNNLLPNERDIAMVFQSYALYPHMNVYNNISFGLRIAKERKDIIDRRVKDVAKILRIDEYLYRKPRDLSGGQRQRVAIGRAIARKPLVFLMDEPLSNLDAKLRESMRREIVNIHRMLNTTSIYVTHDQLEAMTMGNQIVVFNDGSIQQSGTGRELYFKPANIFVAKFIGSPTMNTFDAKYIDGLIQTEGKVIQLPVDADVKSKLSSNQELVVGFRSEDIKIHNKEVQGSISGKITNIELIGKDQLIAVKIAEDIEFIINASNNVEYELYTNVFISFEQDRIHIFDKETTNRVN, from the coding sequence ATGTTTTTTAAAAAGAATAAAAAAGAAGATATAGTTTTTGAACCAGTTGAATTAGACAATGGTTTTGAATTAATTGACATTGATAAAATGATTCAAGAGGTTGGAGAAAATTATAAAAATAATCAAGGTGCTCACATTAAATTAGTTAATATTTCTAAAAAATATGAAGGAAATGAAAAATATACTCTTAAAGATATTAATTTAGAAATTAAACCTGGAACATTCTGTATTTTCCTTGGACCTTCAGGTTGTGGAAAAACCACCTTATTAAGAATGATTGCTGGTTTAAACTCTATTACTAAAGGTGATTTATTATTTAATGATAAAAGATATAACAACCTTTTACCTAATGAACGTGATATCGCTATGGTTTTCCAATCATATGCTTTATACCCACATATGAACGTTTATAATAATATTTCATTTGGTCTAAGAATTGCTAAAGAGCGTAAAGATATTATTGACCGTAGAGTTAAAGATGTTGCTAAAATCTTAAGAATCGATGAGTATCTATATAGAAAACCAAGAGACCTTTCAGGAGGACAACGTCAAAGGGTTGCTATTGGTAGAGCTATTGCTAGAAAACCTCTTGTTTTCTTAATGGATGAACCTTTATCAAACTTAGATGCTAAACTTAGAGAAAGCATGCGTAGAGAAATTGTTAATATTCACCGTATGCTTAATACTACAAGTATTTATGTTACTCACGACCAATTAGAAGCTATGACAATGGGTAATCAAATTGTTGTATTTAACGACGGAAGCATTCAACAAAGTGGTACAGGTAGAGAACTTTATTTCAAACCCGCAAACATCTTTGTTGCTAAATTCATTGGTTCACCAACAATGAATACCTTTGATGCAAAATACATTGATGGATTAATCCAAACTGAAGGAAAAGTAATTCAATTACCTGTAGATGCTGATGTTAAATCTAAATTATCAAGTAATCAAGAATTAGTAGTTGGATTTAGAAGTGAAGATATTAAAATTCACAATAAAGAAGTTCAAGGATCTATTAGTGGAAAAATTACAAACATTGAGTTAATTGGTAAAGATCAATTAATAGCAGTTAAAATAGCTGAAGATATTGAGTTTATAATTAATGCTTCAAATAATGTTGAATATGAGTTATACACAAATGTCTTTATTTCATTTGAACAAGATAGAATTCACATTTTTGATAAAGAAACTACAAATAGAGTTAACTAA
- a CDS encoding sugar ABC transporter permease, which translates to MFSSRKSFYKFAFDKKAIKPHKLEPKRIKFNESDTKPPSLLEIIWLFFNYIILIVWAIVIIFPIASLIVASFNVNNPRVVTLLPFEFGFSNFTYLFTNPTSYYLTWYGNTLYIAGITAIVSTVVVALNAYAYSRFKFAGSKHSLTIIMMLQMIPATSSLIVLYILVQMGGSVGITPVSMLVIIYSGGAIAGNTFMIKSYLDTISTELDDSAKIDGCTNWGLFFKILIPVIRPALIMVALWSFLIPFTDVILPKFVLISDEQRTLAVGLNKFIDTEPKHVQAGAYTAGSLLASLPAFGLFMYLQRYIVGGLSDGAVKG; encoded by the coding sequence ATGTTTTCAAGTAGAAAAAGTTTTTATAAGTTTGCATTTGACAAAAAAGCAATAAAACCACATAAACTCGAGCCTAAAAGAATAAAATTCAACGAATCTGATACTAAACCACCTTCATTATTAGAAATTATTTGATTGTTTTTCAATTACATTATTTTAATTGTTTGAGCTATAGTAATTATTTTCCCAATTGCTTCATTAATTGTTGCTTCATTTAACGTTAATAACCCAAGGGTTGTTACCTTATTACCTTTTGAATTTGGTTTTAGCAACTTTACTTATTTATTTACCAATCCTACAAGTTACTATTTAACTTGATATGGTAATACTTTATATATTGCAGGAATTACAGCGATTGTTTCAACTGTAGTTGTTGCGTTAAACGCTTATGCTTATTCAAGATTTAAATTCGCAGGATCAAAACACTCGCTAACCATTATTATGATGTTACAAATGATACCTGCAACATCATCATTAATTGTGCTATATATCTTAGTACAAATGGGTGGATCTGTTGGTATTACACCAGTTTCTATGCTTGTTATTATTTATTCAGGTGGAGCAATTGCAGGAAATACCTTTATGATTAAAAGTTATTTAGATACTATTTCAACTGAATTGGATGATTCAGCAAAAATTGATGGATGTACTAACTGAGGATTATTCTTTAAAATTTTAATTCCAGTTATTCGTCCTGCGTTAATTATGGTTGCTTTATGAAGTTTCTTAATTCCATTTACTGATGTTATTTTACCTAAATTCGTTCTTATTAGTGATGAACAAAGAACCTTAGCAGTTGGTTTAAATAAATTTATTGATACTGAACCAAAACACGTTCAAGCAGGAGCTTATACAGCTGGTTCATTATTAGCTTCATTACCAGCTTTTGGTCTATTTATGTACCTTCAAAGATACATTGTTGGTGGATTGAGTGATGGAGCGGTGAAAGGATAA
- a CDS encoding ABC transporter permease subunit: MDKLKLYNWYGESFDPVLPESSSNLKSYKHQVDNVFTRLKDNLKINISIEKDLYLRARTKIQDNLKRELASHLVAYKNKIKVFKDSIKKLDFVDSDKKIIKYELSKLKKDKQNTKQYIKDYIYSLEKSADDYQDKVNNLQKIYKSTSLSENITFHKYCILSTILIYINKFNDRDFDLNKINKDLLPIEKEILSQLDNPSQYLKDFFDKLEKQRIHLLNKRNELLEKYQKTEQLQYELYEKERKNIILNANKRINELEFEFNQKIEAARIKSYEYKQEALTKINAHKQEIIAADQANKDKIQAIKNHAKAQQTKLKLVYKQNIKKQNLIFTLRVFKDLSRFLENHNIPHQKVVFDYKKLNEEQLIKEIQAQKQYFANLTVDDQRKNLLLKIAVKNYLSSSNIKSSKKGGLTLLKSQYQELLANTYKGYSYEYLFKEEYSKALKDRFVDDYKTRIKFLKEKVIALYELETLKLDNVLIKEKQENKEQFALIDKQYKEDLKEAKNRIKNKEISKQAFKNKKIELKIKLKESKYEIKLQSSFLKNKDILRSHFLRKRAENKINKKIYESKINEAQKTIPVECVKHLKWYAPLLSLILPGLPEVIWFKQYLKGSIMLFVSLLCWSLVVPFSFGAYWNKIDGIQGLFTLGHDKFDAVNGVFIDARYYLFGGVVSIIFMTLLLIYFLVSAIGSYRVAKFLQQGTRPSRWSHTKRWLNTSGFPWMISLVGWFLMIFIVAAPVVTSILISFTNLGYLHNGSTQTVDWVGLEQWGKWWQFRDLNLIGSIANVFSWTIIWTIASTILPICLGIIIAVLTNNNRLKGKKIFRLIFILPWAIPAFVTLSFIKNMFVAGDVGIVNFLLKNILGIPGRAWLNEITTARILVIIVQTWIAYAWIFMLVTGNLQSIPKDIYEAGSVDGAKGKHLFAYLTLPSLLLGIAPMLIGQFVGAFNNFTTISIFTGGGPAFPYTTPFNEGATDIIISWVYKLTTGGVQIVGNLAFSAALTTIASLFSIGLAARGFIKSMSRKD, from the coding sequence ATGGATAAATTAAAACTGTATAACTGATATGGTGAATCCTTTGATCCTGTTTTACCAGAATCTAGCAGTAATTTAAAAAGTTATAAACATCAAGTTGATAATGTTTTTACACGTTTAAAAGACAATTTAAAAATTAATATATCAATTGAAAAAGACTTATACCTACGTGCTAGAACTAAAATCCAGGATAACTTAAAAAGAGAACTTGCTAGCCATTTAGTTGCTTATAAAAATAAAATCAAAGTTTTTAAAGATTCGATTAAAAAACTTGATTTTGTTGATAGTGATAAAAAAATTATTAAATATGAATTATCAAAACTTAAAAAAGATAAGCAAAACACTAAACAATACATAAAAGATTATATTTATTCATTAGAAAAATCAGCTGATGATTATCAAGACAAAGTCAATAATCTTCAAAAGATTTATAAAAGTACATCTTTATCAGAAAATATTACATTTCATAAATATTGTATTTTAAGCACTATTTTAATTTATATTAATAAATTTAATGATAGAGATTTTGATCTTAACAAAATAAATAAAGATTTATTACCAATTGAAAAAGAAATTTTAAGTCAATTAGATAATCCTAGTCAATATTTAAAAGACTTTTTTGATAAATTAGAAAAACAAAGAATTCATTTATTAAATAAAAGAAATGAATTGCTTGAAAAATATCAAAAAACTGAACAACTTCAATATGAACTTTATGAAAAAGAACGTAAAAACATCATTTTAAACGCAAATAAAAGAATTAATGAACTTGAGTTTGAGTTTAATCAAAAAATTGAAGCAGCTAGAATTAAATCTTATGAATACAAGCAAGAAGCTTTAACAAAAATTAATGCTCATAAGCAAGAAATTATTGCAGCAGATCAAGCAAATAAAGACAAAATTCAAGCAATTAAAAACCATGCTAAAGCTCAACAAACTAAATTAAAATTAGTTTACAAACAAAATATTAAAAAACAAAATTTAATATTCACTTTAAGAGTGTTTAAGGATTTATCAAGATTTTTAGAAAATCATAATATACCACACCAAAAAGTTGTGTTTGATTATAAAAAATTAAATGAAGAACAACTAATAAAAGAAATTCAAGCTCAAAAACAATATTTTGCAAATTTAACTGTTGATGATCAAAGAAAGAATCTTTTATTAAAAATCGCAGTTAAAAACTATTTAAGTAGTTCAAATATTAAAAGTTCTAAAAAAGGTGGATTAACCTTATTAAAATCACAATATCAAGAATTATTAGCAAATACTTATAAAGGATATAGCTATGAATATTTATTTAAAGAAGAATATTCAAAAGCTTTAAAAGATCGTTTTGTAGATGATTACAAAACTAGAATCAAATTTCTAAAAGAAAAAGTAATTGCTTTATATGAGTTAGAAACCTTAAAATTAGATAATGTTTTAATTAAAGAAAAACAAGAAAATAAAGAACAATTTGCTCTTATTGATAAGCAATATAAAGAAGATTTAAAAGAAGCAAAAAACAGAATTAAAAATAAAGAAATTTCAAAACAAGCATTTAAAAACAAAAAAATTGAATTAAAAATTAAATTGAAAGAATCTAAATATGAAATTAAACTACAATCAAGTTTCTTAAAAAATAAAGATATTTTAAGATCTCACTTTTTAAGAAAAAGAGCTGAAAACAAAATTAACAAAAAAATCTATGAAAGTAAAATTAATGAAGCACAAAAAACCATTCCTGTAGAATGTGTTAAACATCTAAAATGATATGCTCCATTATTAAGCTTAATACTTCCTGGATTACCTGAGGTTATTTGATTTAAACAATACCTTAAAGGTTCAATCATGTTATTTGTATCACTTTTATGCTGAAGTTTAGTAGTTCCGTTTTCTTTTGGAGCTTACTGAAATAAAATTGATGGTATTCAAGGTTTATTTACTTTAGGACATGATAAGTTTGATGCAGTTAATGGGGTATTTATTGATGCTAGATACTACTTATTTGGTGGTGTGGTATCAATTATCTTCATGACCCTTTTATTAATTTATTTCTTAGTCTCAGCTATTGGTAGTTATAGGGTAGCTAAATTCCTTCAACAGGGAACTAGACCAAGTAGATGAAGTCATACTAAAAGATGACTAAATACTTCAGGATTCCCTTGAATGATTTCCTTAGTAGGATGATTCTTAATGATATTCATTGTAGCTGCACCTGTAGTTACTTCTATCTTAATTTCATTTACTAACTTAGGATACTTACACAATGGTTCTACTCAAACTGTTGACTGAGTTGGATTAGAACAATGAGGTAAATGATGACAATTTAGAGATCTTAATTTAATTGGATCAATTGCTAATGTTTTTAGCTGAACAATTATTTGAACTATTGCTTCAACCATTCTTCCAATTTGTTTAGGTATTATTATTGCTGTTTTAACTAACAACAATAGACTTAAAGGGAAGAAAATCTTTAGATTAATCTTTATTTTACCTTGAGCAATTCCTGCCTTTGTTACATTAAGTTTTATTAAAAACATGTTTGTAGCAGGAGATGTTGGGATTGTTAACTTCTTGCTTAAAAATATTTTAGGAATACCAGGAAGAGCTTGATTAAATGAAATTACTACAGCTAGAATCTTAGTAATTATTGTTCAAACATGAATTGCTTATGCTTGAATCTTTATGTTAGTTACTGGTAATTTACAATCTATACCTAAAGATATTTATGAAGCTGGATCTGTTGATGGTGCTAAAGGAAAACACTTATTTGCTTATTTAACCTTACCATCATTATTATTAGGGATAGCACCTATGCTTATTGGACAATTTGTAGGAGCATTTAACAACTTTACTACAATTTCTATCTTTACAGGTGGAGGACCTGCTTTCCCTTACACAACACCATTTAACGAAGGTGCTACAGATATTATTATTTCTTGAGTTTATAAACTAACAACTGGTGGTGTACAAATCGTTGGTAACTTAGCGTTCTCAGCTGCATTAACAACTATTGCATCATTATTCAGTATTGGATTAGCAGCACGTGGATTTATTAAATCTATGTCTAGAAAGGATTAA
- a CDS encoding alpha-amylase family glycosyl hydrolase produces MIKNKFKKLISTILTISTSVAVLPIVACVNKKPLNYEGVFGDQSFVASVRQRNINHLDYIPDAEHVKAIAPFNLKAKKSNVMYQLLVYTFADGNNDGIGDFIGLKNNLDYFTNLGIDILYLSPIFPASSYHGYDVIDYLDVAPELGGMQAFDDFLIAAHKAGIRVVLDVPFNHTSYEHPWFQKALKSEGYRDYYFFGPLPSKVTSNFGAPVSTPIRTGVDKGIRSGYYNIDNRKYVPDTNQTYAAWFWSGMPDLNLENESLLKQIDAVHKFWVTKGVDGFRYDAFEHFFPSSYSDTSPYHSIDEFGWRTVKLFKRWRKVANLALKKRQESGITNASNDTIMFGEWWSSPIDDRSKSFYFDDFLEKPEKALGSLIDGQHWKLNWNVSINDGEETYLKNILNNNESKWMPFLDNHDVPRWISNFKQYFSKEIITEKPFKLNADQVGAYEYAIASLLSRGGYPTLYQGNELLMQGGDKDKGDKYVREAFYWKDNNKKVKFHDRRNSNDLIDTYTSKGMGYVEDMIKDPDSAYNMTRKIIALRQEFPSVRSQETKYIANPNEVVDFGKNAKDDIRYDETTLRRNEDGSFILIVYSWGNREKANLHIKPGYKIEKEFLAINLKTSETNAQGTIILGTSDPKNRNCRIGAYKIVKS; encoded by the coding sequence ATGATAAAAAATAAATTTAAAAAATTAATATCAACAATTTTAACCATATCAACTTCAGTTGCAGTTTTACCAATTGTAGCTTGTGTTAACAAAAAACCATTAAATTATGAAGGTGTATTTGGAGATCAATCTTTTGTTGCAAGTGTTAGACAAAGAAATATAAATCATTTAGACTATATTCCTGATGCAGAACATGTTAAAGCAATTGCTCCATTTAATTTAAAGGCTAAAAAATCTAATGTAATGTATCAATTATTGGTATATACCTTTGCTGATGGGAATAATGATGGTATTGGTGATTTTATTGGATTGAAAAATAATTTAGATTATTTTACTAATTTAGGTATTGATATTTTATATTTATCACCAATATTTCCCGCAAGTTCTTATCATGGATATGATGTTATTGATTATTTAGATGTAGCTCCAGAACTTGGAGGAATGCAAGCGTTTGATGATTTTTTAATTGCTGCTCATAAAGCAGGAATTAGAGTAGTTTTAGATGTACCATTTAACCACACTTCTTATGAACATCCATGATTCCAAAAAGCACTAAAGAGTGAAGGATATCGTGATTATTATTTCTTTGGTCCTTTACCAAGTAAAGTTACTTCAAATTTTGGTGCTCCAGTTTCAACACCTATACGTACAGGAGTAGATAAAGGAATCAGATCAGGTTATTATAATATTGATAATAGAAAATATGTACCTGATACTAATCAAACTTATGCTGCTTGATTTTGATCAGGTATGCCAGATTTAAATCTTGAAAATGAATCTTTACTTAAACAAATTGATGCAGTTCATAAGTTTTGAGTAACTAAAGGTGTTGATGGTTTTAGATATGATGCTTTTGAACACTTTTTCCCATCAAGCTACAGTGATACTTCACCATATCATAGCATTGATGAATTTGGTTGAAGAACAGTAAAATTGTTCAAAAGATGAAGAAAAGTAGCTAACTTAGCACTTAAAAAACGTCAAGAATCAGGTATAACTAATGCTTCAAATGATACTATAATGTTCGGTGAATGATGAAGTAGTCCTATTGATGATCGATCTAAATCGTTTTACTTTGATGACTTTTTGGAAAAACCAGAAAAAGCTTTAGGTTCATTAATTGATGGTCAACATTGAAAATTAAATTGAAATGTAAGTATTAATGATGGTGAAGAAACTTATTTAAAAAATATTTTAAATAATAATGAATCAAAATGAATGCCATTTTTAGATAACCACGATGTACCTAGATGAATTAGCAACTTTAAACAATATTTCTCAAAAGAAATTATCACTGAAAAACCATTTAAACTTAATGCAGATCAAGTTGGTGCTTATGAATACGCTATTGCTTCATTATTATCTAGAGGTGGATATCCTACTTTATATCAAGGTAATGAATTATTGATGCAAGGTGGAGATAAAGATAAAGGTGATAAGTATGTTAGAGAAGCTTTTTATTGAAAAGACAACAATAAGAAAGTTAAATTCCACGATAGAAGAAATTCCAATGATCTAATTGACACTTATACTTCTAAGGGTATGGGATATGTTGAAGATATGATTAAAGATCCTGATTCAGCATATAATATGACAAGAAAAATTATTGCTTTAAGACAAGAATTCCCTTCAGTTAGATCGCAAGAAACCAAGTATATAGCTAACCCAAATGAAGTGGTTGATTTTGGTAAAAATGCTAAAGATGATATTAGATATGATGAAACTACTTTACGTAGAAATGAAGATGGAAGTTTTATATTAATTGTATATTCATGAGGTAATAGAGAAAAAGCTAATTTACATATTAAACCAGGATATAAAATTGAAAAAGAATTTTTAGCAATTAATTTAAAAACTTCAGAAACAAATGCTCAAGGAACAATAATTTTAGGAACTAGTGATCCTAAAAATCGTAATTGTAGAATTGGGGCATACAAAATTGTGAAATCTTAA
- a CDS encoding alpha-amylase family glycosyl hydrolase gives MKKLFSNFYKLKKILLSSLVLGSMTSVALVASCIDQTNPNLNKALSVVEPKNKQFKEWGDDSFLQKVNLNDLSYQKQADQVQFIAPFNKEKAQSHVMYQLTVYSFADGNNDGIGDFIGLKNNLDYFVKLGIDTLYLSPIFPASSYHGYDVVDYVDVAPELGGMQAFDEFLIAAHQNGIRVILDVPFNHTSYEHPWFQKALAGDEKYQKYYTIHKKPSHKNLERKDSLEVRKLFFNFKENIPISNLYWDSFFWEGMPELNLTNKDVKKEIEYVHKYWATKGVDGFRYDAFEHFFDRRKSNIIVFDEQDKEDKTVDIISDWKKVANKAIENNHPDQRSSSNFFMFGEWWSSVVQAKPFFGNFLHNALDTVIDGQYFKGKYNSVYISPNDEMNLLNSIGSAKWMPFLDNHDIERFINEVKWNFSRKGQKDAVTNKPTTLKPSEIGAYEYAMTSLLSRGGLPTLYDGNEILMQGGPRSGEGNGDYNIRESFNWGDENKIVYFKERKSQDLISKRASVAEPTIEQMMQDPNSSYNLVAKINKLRATYPSIKDQAIKNIAQVDEVFKDAPSLAYQNITVRKNDDGSFIVFVYGYEDANLFKETKNLVLKDNLNIAQVFINKNLNIKNNTISNSLNHYLAVFKVDNKGA, from the coding sequence ATGAAAAAACTTTTCAGTAATTTTTATAAACTTAAAAAAATATTATTATCATCCTTAGTTTTAGGTTCAATGACATCTGTAGCATTAGTTGCTAGTTGTATTGATCAAACAAATCCTAATTTAAATAAAGCTTTATCAGTAGTGGAACCAAAAAATAAGCAATTTAAAGAATGAGGAGATGATAGTTTTTTACAAAAAGTTAATTTAAACGATCTTTCATATCAAAAACAAGCAGATCAAGTTCAATTTATTGCTCCATTTAATAAAGAAAAAGCTCAATCTCATGTAATGTATCAATTAACTGTTTATTCATTTGCTGATGGAAATAATGATGGTATTGGTGATTTTATTGGTTTAAAAAATAATTTAGATTATTTTGTCAAACTTGGTATTGATACGTTATATCTTTCACCAATATTTCCTGCAAGTTCTTATCATGGATATGATGTTGTGGATTATGTTGATGTAGCTCCTGAACTTGGAGGAATGCAAGCATTTGATGAATTTTTAATTGCTGCTCATCAAAATGGTATTAGAGTAATTTTAGACGTACCATTTAACCACACTTCCTATGAGCATCCATGATTCCAAAAAGCTCTAGCAGGAGATGAAAAATATCAAAAATATTACACCATTCATAAAAAACCAAGTCATAAAAATTTAGAAAGAAAAGATAGTTTGGAAGTAAGAAAACTATTTTTTAACTTTAAGGAAAATATTCCAATTTCAAATTTATATTGAGATTCATTTTTCTGAGAAGGAATGCCTGAATTGAATTTAACTAATAAAGATGTTAAAAAAGAAATTGAATATGTTCATAAATATTGAGCTACTAAAGGGGTAGATGGTTTTAGATATGATGCTTTTGAGCACTTTTTTGATCGAAGAAAATCTAATATTATAGTTTTTGATGAACAAGACAAAGAAGATAAAACAGTAGACATTATTAGTGATTGAAAAAAAGTTGCTAATAAAGCAATAGAAAACAATCATCCAGATCAAAGATCTTCTAGCAATTTCTTTATGTTTGGTGAGTGATGATCTAGTGTTGTACAAGCTAAACCATTTTTTGGTAATTTCTTACATAATGCATTAGATACAGTTATTGATGGCCAGTATTTTAAAGGTAAATATAATTCAGTTTATATTTCTCCTAATGATGAAATGAACCTTCTAAATTCAATTGGTTCAGCAAAATGAATGCCATTTTTAGACAATCATGATATTGAACGCTTTATCAATGAAGTTAAATGAAACTTTAGTCGTAAAGGTCAAAAAGATGCTGTAACTAATAAACCAACTACTTTAAAACCTTCAGAAATTGGTGCTTATGAATATGCAATGACTTCATTATTATCTAGAGGAGGATTACCTACTTTATATGATGGTAATGAAATCTTAATGCAAGGAGGACCAAGATCTGGCGAAGGAAATGGTGATTATAACATTAGAGAATCATTTAACTGAGGTGATGAAAATAAAATAGTTTATTTTAAAGAACGTAAAAGTCAAGATTTAATATCTAAGCGTGCTTCAGTAGCTGAACCTACTATTGAACAAATGATGCAAGATCCTAATTCTAGTTATAACTTAGTAGCTAAAATAAATAAATTAAGAGCTACTTATCCTTCAATTAAAGATCAAGCAATTAAAAATATTGCTCAAGTGGATGAAGTATTTAAGGATGCACCTTCTTTAGCGTATCAAAATATTACTGTTAGAAAAAATGATGATGGTAGTTTTATAGTTTTTGTTTATGGTTATGAAGATGCTAATTTATTTAAAGAAACTAAGAACTTAGTTTTAAAAGATAACTTAAATATTGCTCAAGTTTTTATTAATAAAAACTTGAATATTAAAAACAATACTATTTCAAACTCTTTAAATCATTATTTAGCTGTTTTTAAAGTAGATAATAAAGGAGCATAA
- a CDS encoding IS1634 family transposase has translation MKKEKWIIVRSKRKDTYYITAAISNGHARGYKRSIGLGNLEKLEKSTKDPINLLKEACVSWDPEWPKDKILQEVNKVLKNSVVESKVVNYGHQVLFNTIDDLDIFEKTKETRSKELIKILKFIISTRILKQQSLIKTFESIPDYEIEFDSKKTTFYNSLDYLSDNKTTILKNINNSLISKNLRSVDVMWFDSSTVYFETFTSLGFKHPGYSKDGKFKEDQIVVGLITDENGIPIHYKLFKGNTADPNTFIPFINEIKKIYNVRMVTIIADRGMSTNKNIRFLEQNNIDFIISYRLKIATKRTKLFAQDPEGYVDLDNFKFKEETYESLWQKKRPNGRTRRRIITYSEKRAKKDKQDRQILIDNFNKKAKNGIVAQADLLAGKKYKFFKEIENGKTTSYKLDYEKIERDKKFDGLYAYETSRHDLTVQDVVDLYAKQWQVEENFRTLKNALRIRPVYVRSDKHIEGYFLLCFISLVLMRYLLTLVNKNLEPVLGVKNERFTNTRLIKAILSANKYVEVINSKIITEKLIENKDNMQYLNDFAIIKKILETQKP, from the coding sequence ATGAAAAAAGAAAAGTGAATTATTGTTAGAAGTAAAAGAAAAGACACATACTACATCACAGCAGCTATCTCAAATGGTCATGCTAGAGGTTATAAGAGAAGTATTGGTTTGGGGAATTTAGAAAAATTAGAAAAATCTACAAAAGACCCAATTAATCTCTTAAAAGAAGCTTGTGTTAGTTGAGATCCTGAATGACCTAAAGACAAAATTTTGCAAGAAGTAAATAAAGTTCTTAAAAATTCAGTTGTTGAATCAAAAGTTGTTAATTATGGTCATCAAGTTTTATTTAACACAATTGATGACTTGGATATTTTTGAGAAAACTAAAGAAACAAGATCAAAAGAATTAATAAAAATATTGAAATTTATAATTTCAACACGTATCTTAAAACAACAAAGTCTTATTAAAACTTTTGAAAGTATCCCAGATTATGAAATAGAATTTGATTCAAAAAAGACAACATTCTACAACTCTTTAGATTATCTTTCAGACAATAAAACAACTATTTTAAAAAACATCAATAATTCGTTAATTTCTAAAAACCTAAGATCTGTTGATGTAATGTGATTTGATTCATCAACTGTATATTTTGAGACTTTTACAAGTTTAGGATTTAAACATCCAGGATATTCAAAAGATGGAAAATTCAAAGAAGATCAAATTGTAGTAGGTTTAATCACTGATGAAAATGGTATTCCAATCCATTACAAATTATTTAAAGGTAATACAGCTGATCCAAATACTTTCATTCCATTTATCAATGAAATCAAGAAAATTTACAATGTTAGAATGGTTACAATAATTGCTGATAGAGGAATGAGTACTAATAAAAACATTAGATTTCTAGAACAAAATAATATAGATTTTATAATCTCTTACAGATTAAAAATCGCTACTAAAAGAACTAAATTATTCGCTCAAGATCCTGAAGGATATGTTGATTTAGATAATTTTAAATTCAAAGAAGAAACTTATGAATCACTATGACAGAAAAAACGTCCAAATGGAAGAACTAGACGTAGAATAATAACTTATAGTGAAAAACGTGCTAAAAAAGATAAACAAGATAGACAAATTCTTATTGATAATTTCAATAAAAAAGCTAAAAATGGTATTGTTGCTCAAGCTGATTTGCTTGCTGGTAAAAAATACAAATTCTTTAAAGAAATTGAAAATGGTAAAACAACTTCATATAAGTTAGATTATGAAAAAATCGAAAGAGATAAAAAGTTTGATGGTTTATATGCTTATGAAACATCGAGACACGATCTCACGGTTCAAGATGTTGTTGATTTATATGCAAAACAATGACAAGTTGAAGAAAACTTCAGAACATTAAAAAACGCTTTAAGAATCAGACCTGTGTATGTGCGAAGTGACAAACACATTGAAGGATATTTTCTTTTATGCTTTATATCATTGGTTCTTATGAGATATTTACTAACTTTAGTAAATAAAAACTTAGAACCTGTATTAGGTGTTAAAAACGAAAGATTTACTAACACAAGATTAATAAAAGCAATTTTAAGTGCTAATAAATATGTTGAAGTGATAAATTCAAAAATTATCACTGAAAAATTAATAGAAAATAAAGATAATATGCAATATTTAAATGATTTTGCTATTATCAAAAAGATATTAGAAACTCAAAAACCTTAA